In Deinococcus puniceus, one genomic interval encodes:
- a CDS encoding enoyl-CoA hydratase/isomerase family protein encodes MTMIDEYDFQNVQLDQHGPIAVLTIARPKALNALNGDTLSEISQALDLMIENAEIGALIITGSGDRAFVAGADIAEFSSIDGVYAGRELSLSGQDVMHQISSLPIPVIAAINGFALGGGLELALACDIRVASPLARLGLPEVSLGLIPGFGGTQRLSRLIGMGRALDMMLTARQVKAEEALMMGLVNYVADDPLMKAREVAEQILKNAPIALSLVKEAVRRGLDTTLEGGMEIEADLFGMTTATKDFREGTAAFLAKRPADFQGE; translated from the coding sequence ATGACGATGATCGACGAATACGACTTCCAAAACGTGCAGCTTGACCAGCATGGCCCCATCGCCGTGCTGACGATTGCGCGGCCCAAAGCCTTGAACGCCCTGAACGGCGACACCCTCAGCGAGATTTCGCAGGCCCTCGACCTGATGATCGAAAACGCTGAAATCGGCGCACTGATCATCACGGGCAGCGGAGACCGGGCGTTCGTGGCCGGGGCCGACATCGCCGAGTTTTCCAGCATAGACGGCGTGTACGCGGGCCGCGAACTGTCCCTGTCGGGCCAAGATGTGATGCACCAGATCAGCAGCCTGCCCATTCCGGTCATCGCGGCCATCAACGGCTTCGCGTTGGGCGGCGGGCTGGAATTGGCGCTGGCCTGCGATATTCGGGTGGCGTCTCCCTTGGCCCGCCTTGGCCTGCCCGAAGTGTCGCTGGGTCTGATTCCCGGCTTTGGCGGCACGCAGCGCCTGTCACGCCTGATCGGCATGGGCCGCGCACTGGACATGATGCTCACCGCCCGTCAGGTCAAGGCCGAAGAAGCCCTGATGATGGGCCTCGTGAACTACGTGGCCGACGATCCCCTGATGAAGGCCCGCGAAGTGGCCGAGCAGATCCTGAAAAACGCGCCGATTGCCCTGTCCTTGGTGAAAGAAGCCGTGCGGCGCGGGCTGGACACCACTTTGGAGGGCGGCATGGAAATCGAAGCCGACCTGTTCGGCATGACCACCGCCACCAAGGATTTCCGCGAGGGCACAGCGGCTTTCTTGGCAAAACGTCCGGCAGATTTTCAGGGCGAGTAG
- a CDS encoding phosphohydrolase, translated as MNDDSKLPVQDASDQLESASEANAGDAKFTLSVSGGKVQDVEGKQPGRVVEYSTPRVKLIEEANQAIRLDLEPYPRALAAYNALRSDPEALAHWDMANYITMRKLGYNDHGRVHAFITGAASLAITELLLDAGVKTDIMESGVGDAEDVFLTIILGTMLHDIGNQVHRQGHEAHGVALALPILDRIMGPLYADPFKRTKVRAFILGAINSHDLNPAPLTLEGGIVAVADGTDITKGRGRKAFNLGSVDIHSISALAVDQVVIERGRHMPVLISVTMNNSGGIFQVEEVLAPKVIRTPMRKYVELRATTRPQGDEQILSRVRLDGDHFVMDLESGETVAVEVQDSQKKMQDAVTQNLGVGVQNR; from the coding sequence ATGAACGACGATTCCAAATTGCCCGTGCAAGACGCTTCAGATCAACTCGAATCCGCATCGGAAGCCAACGCGGGCGACGCCAAATTTACCCTGAGTGTGTCGGGCGGCAAGGTGCAGGACGTGGAAGGCAAACAGCCGGGGCGCGTGGTGGAATATTCCACGCCCCGTGTGAAGCTGATCGAGGAAGCGAATCAGGCCATCCGCCTTGATCTGGAGCCGTACCCCAGAGCGTTGGCCGCCTACAACGCCCTCCGCAGCGACCCGGAAGCGTTGGCGCACTGGGACATGGCGAATTACATCACCATGAGAAAGCTCGGCTACAACGATCACGGGCGCGTGCACGCCTTTATTACCGGGGCGGCCAGCCTCGCCATTACCGAACTGCTGCTGGACGCTGGCGTGAAGACCGACATTATGGAATCGGGGGTGGGCGACGCCGAAGACGTATTTCTGACCATCATTCTGGGCACGATGCTGCACGATATCGGCAACCAAGTTCACCGGCAGGGCCATGAGGCGCACGGGGTGGCGCTGGCCCTGCCGATCCTTGACCGCATCATGGGGCCGCTGTACGCCGATCCGTTCAAGCGCACCAAAGTTCGGGCTTTTATTCTGGGGGCCATCAACTCCCACGACCTGAATCCGGCTCCGCTGACCTTAGAAGGCGGCATCGTGGCTGTGGCCGACGGCACCGATATTACCAAAGGCCGGGGCCGCAAGGCGTTCAATCTGGGCAGCGTCGATATTCATTCCATCAGTGCGCTGGCCGTCGATCAGGTGGTCATCGAGCGGGGCCGCCATATGCCCGTGCTGATCAGCGTGACCATGAACAATTCCGGCGGTATTTTTCAGGTGGAAGAAGTGCTGGCCCCCAAGGTGATCCGCACGCCCATGCGGAAATACGTAGAACTGCGGGCCACCACGCGCCCGCAAGGCGACGAACAGATTTTGTCGCGGGTGCGGTTGGACGGCGACCATTTCGTGATGGATCTGGAAAGCGGCGAAACGGTGGCCGTAGAAGTACAGGACAGCCAGAAGAAAATGCAGGACGCCGTGACCCAGAATTTGGGAGTGGGCGTGCAAAACCGCTAG
- a CDS encoding BMP family ABC transporter substrate-binding protein, with protein sequence MKKPVLKLSMLAATVPVTLVLLGTAASPAAQAQTAAKLKACFIYVGPVGDIGWSYAHDEARKKTEKALPWLETKYVESVPEGQATPVIDRLVKDKCQVIFTTSFGFMDQTLEAAKKYPNVIFAHTSGFKRAPNMATYMADFYQIYYLNGMMAAALSKTGKLGYVAAFPIPELKRHISAFALGARAVNPRAVVNVKWINAWVDPNKAREAAEALISEGNDALAFTEDTATVVQTAAARKVPSFGHYSPMYKFAPDYVVSGQLVHWERIYIDFLTKVRNKTYTTKNLQNVDYWNLLRGGSVELGAQDGMAINPKWVPQLKAAKMTVNGKQVSVYDRVMALKADMEKGGKFDPFTGPIKDRNGVLRVKAGKVSTIAELNNMSWVAPGVMGQVADEPK encoded by the coding sequence ATGAAGAAACCCGTACTGAAACTGTCCATGCTGGCTGCTACCGTTCCCGTGACGTTGGTCCTGCTCGGCACGGCGGCCAGCCCCGCAGCACAGGCGCAAACTGCGGCCAAACTCAAGGCCTGCTTTATTTACGTGGGGCCAGTGGGCGACATCGGCTGGAGCTACGCGCACGACGAAGCCCGCAAAAAGACCGAGAAGGCGCTGCCTTGGCTGGAAACCAAGTACGTGGAAAGTGTGCCGGAAGGTCAGGCCACGCCTGTCATCGACCGCCTTGTGAAGGACAAGTGTCAAGTCATCTTCACCACGTCTTTCGGCTTTATGGATCAGACCTTGGAAGCGGCCAAGAAGTACCCCAACGTCATTTTTGCCCACACCAGCGGCTTCAAGCGTGCGCCCAACATGGCCACCTACATGGCCGACTTCTACCAGATCTACTACCTGAACGGCATGATGGCCGCCGCCCTGAGCAAAACGGGCAAGCTGGGCTATGTGGCCGCGTTCCCCATTCCGGAACTCAAGCGCCACATCAGCGCCTTTGCCCTCGGCGCACGCGCCGTCAATCCCCGCGCCGTGGTGAACGTGAAGTGGATCAATGCGTGGGTCGACCCGAACAAGGCCCGCGAAGCCGCCGAAGCCCTGATCAGCGAGGGCAACGACGCGCTGGCCTTTACCGAGGACACCGCGACGGTGGTGCAGACTGCCGCCGCCCGCAAGGTGCCCTCATTCGGCCACTACAGCCCTATGTACAAATTTGCCCCCGATTACGTGGTCAGCGGGCAACTCGTTCACTGGGAGCGCATTTACATCGACTTCCTGACCAAAGTGCGCAATAAGACCTACACCACCAAGAACCTTCAGAACGTGGACTACTGGAACCTGCTGCGCGGCGGCTCGGTGGAACTCGGCGCACAGGACGGCATGGCGATCAATCCCAAGTGGGTGCCGCAACTGAAGGCTGCCAAAATGACCGTGAACGGCAAACAGGTCAGCGTGTATGACCGCGTGATGGCCCTGAAAGCCGACATGGAGAAGGGCGGCAAATTTGACCCCTTCACTGGCCCGATTAAAGACCGTAACGGCGTACTACGCGTAAAAGCAGGCAAAGTCAGCACCATCGCGGAGCTGAACAACATGAGCTGGGTGGCCCCCGGCGTGATGGGTCAGGTGGCCGACGAGCCGAAATAA
- a CDS encoding MBL fold metallo-hydrolase has protein sequence MTALSADLLRREGVQIKRRYANVFLLTSPQGRLMVDTGALPYAPDFARLLRRFQPDAVLVTHAHVDHAGGAFVAARLGFPLLAHPLEHAQLTGQRHELPYPAGMPGMGAVISRLHPKVPAASLTGVGAGEQVVGWEVVALPGHSHGQIGLLRNGVLIAADAVLSAPDGKGGMRAALPHAPYNADHTQALQTLQHIAQMELRVILPGHGRPLTPEQVRQRAGRDS, from the coding sequence GTGACGGCCCTTTCCGCAGACCTCCTCCGCCGCGAGGGCGTACAGATTAAGCGCAGGTACGCCAACGTGTTTTTGCTGACCAGCCCGCAGGGGCGCTTGATGGTAGATACTGGGGCGCTGCCTTATGCCCCAGATTTTGCCCGTCTGCTGCGTCGATTTCAGCCGGACGCGGTGCTGGTGACCCATGCCCATGTCGACCATGCAGGCGGGGCATTCGTGGCGGCGCGGTTGGGCTTTCCCCTGCTGGCGCACCCGCTGGAACACGCCCAACTGACGGGACAGCGCCACGAGTTGCCCTACCCCGCCGGAATGCCGGGGATGGGGGCCGTCATTTCGCGGCTGCATCCCAAGGTGCCTGCCGCGTCCCTGACTGGTGTGGGGGCAGGCGAACAGGTCGTGGGCTGGGAAGTCGTGGCCCTGCCCGGACATTCACACGGTCAGATCGGACTGCTGAGGAACGGCGTGCTGATCGCTGCCGACGCCGTGTTGTCCGCCCCAGACGGCAAGGGTGGAATGCGGGCTGCCCTGCCCCACGCGCCTTACAACGCCGATCATACACAGGCACTTCAGACGCTCCAGCACATCGCGCAGATGGAGTTACGGGTGATCTTGCCGGGGCACGGCAGGCCGCTGACGCCGGAGCAAGTGCGGCAGAGGGCAGGAAGGGACAGCTAG
- a CDS encoding S8 family serine peptidase, with product MKHLPLNTALLALSLGLLLTACGGTDSAAPTSNVPPTETPVATTPAFDLKAGQSLAARLGVQSFAQLAPQSLPDLASLQREAGDLTSGEVVVGYTSQAQLSRLAAHLGATVKATLPQLNTALLVLPDALSPQRTARALQISGARYAEVNQRRRLLGDVTNQNVGVQSLATQSLGTQAALQPLADADPLSAKQWWISQIKADQVRGIATGKGIVVGVVDDDFDRQHEDLMAEGKIVTGFDATTLKELTPDMPLTSGSHGSGSAGTIGERLGNGKGGAGVAPDAVLMPVRIFDEKGFAGDFNVAYSIVWAVDHGAQVLNNSWGGGGYGQTLKDAVDYALSKNVVVVASAGNDRRDLHNGLGAFPGVISVGASIGDDLKADFSNVGKRVDLYAPGDQGLTTYINESLPPAQRAQSYGLFNGTSMAAPVVTGASALLLERAKTLGITLTPYQVKKMLVAGGDPMKDPRLPTDKRVNVLTALNNFTAASVPADGGKVVVQVADLVMGSPLTGSDVILTPLGGQNKGLDYLAQTSNGDLEGAEADAKAAPAPAWGSAFFYGIEPGEYEVRVAGPSWAVYGGSRTPLLGKVTVTSGATVTRSYQHEADLFEYGATARNGSPATATNFSAAPAEVLAQGLLLGGTFSNDNYVLPPAPGVPAGTPDTDFHRFVVPAGQTLTVHAIARATGSKASARVTVVDATGTPLAGAQTSAGGLGGLADSTATFKATDATTVYLKYANTSGSEGLGHWYGALVTIK from the coding sequence ATGAAGCATCTACCCCTGAACACGGCGCTGCTGGCCCTCAGCCTCGGCCTGCTGCTGACGGCTTGCGGCGGCACCGATTCTGCCGCGCCCACAAGCAATGTTCCGCCTACCGAAACCCCAGTCGCCACCACGCCAGCATTCGACCTGAAGGCGGGGCAGTCGTTGGCCGCACGCCTCGGCGTCCAGAGCTTTGCACAGCTGGCCCCCCAGTCCTTGCCGGATCTAGCCTCCCTTCAGCGTGAAGCGGGCGACCTGACCTCTGGTGAAGTGGTGGTGGGCTACACCAGTCAGGCGCAGCTCTCGCGTCTGGCCGCGCACCTCGGCGCGACAGTGAAAGCCACATTGCCCCAGCTGAACACGGCGCTGCTGGTGTTGCCCGATGCGCTGTCGCCTCAGCGCACCGCACGCGCCCTCCAGATCAGCGGCGCACGCTACGCCGAGGTCAATCAGCGCCGCCGCCTGCTGGGCGACGTGACCAACCAGAACGTGGGCGTACAGAGCTTAGCGACACAGAGCTTAGGCACGCAGGCCGCCCTCCAGCCGCTCGCAGACGCCGATCCCCTCTCGGCCAAGCAGTGGTGGATCAGCCAGATCAAGGCCGATCAGGTGCGCGGCATCGCCACCGGGAAAGGCATCGTGGTGGGCGTAGTCGACGATGATTTTGACCGCCAGCACGAAGACCTGATGGCCGAGGGCAAAATCGTGACCGGCTTTGACGCCACGACCTTGAAGGAACTGACGCCCGACATGCCCCTGACCAGCGGTTCTCACGGCAGTGGCAGCGCCGGAACCATAGGTGAGCGCCTCGGTAACGGCAAAGGCGGCGCGGGTGTGGCCCCAGACGCCGTACTGATGCCCGTGCGAATTTTTGATGAGAAGGGCTTTGCGGGCGATTTCAACGTGGCCTACAGCATCGTCTGGGCTGTGGATCACGGCGCACAGGTGCTGAACAACTCTTGGGGCGGCGGCGGCTACGGCCAAACCCTCAAGGACGCCGTGGACTACGCGCTCAGCAAGAATGTGGTGGTAGTGGCCTCGGCAGGCAATGACCGCCGCGACCTGCACAACGGACTCGGTGCATTTCCCGGCGTCATCAGCGTAGGGGCCAGCATCGGTGACGACCTGAAGGCCGATTTCAGCAACGTGGGCAAACGGGTCGATCTGTACGCGCCCGGCGATCAGGGCCTGACCACCTACATCAACGAAAGCTTGCCCCCGGCGCAGCGTGCCCAGTCGTATGGGCTGTTCAACGGCACCAGCATGGCGGCCCCAGTCGTCACCGGAGCCTCGGCCCTGCTGCTGGAGCGGGCCAAGACCTTGGGCATAACCCTGACGCCGTATCAGGTGAAGAAAATGCTGGTGGCGGGCGGCGACCCCATGAAAGACCCGCGCCTGCCCACCGACAAGCGCGTGAATGTGCTGACGGCCCTGAACAACTTCACGGCGGCCAGCGTGCCCGCAGACGGCGGCAAAGTAGTGGTGCAGGTGGCCGATCTGGTGATGGGGTCGCCGCTGACCGGCAGCGACGTGATATTGACGCCGCTGGGCGGGCAAAACAAAGGGCTGGATTATCTGGCCCAGACCAGCAACGGTGACTTGGAGGGCGCAGAAGCCGACGCCAAGGCCGCCCCGGCCCCCGCCTGGGGCAGCGCCTTCTTTTACGGCATAGAACCCGGCGAGTACGAAGTGCGCGTGGCTGGCCCGAGTTGGGCCGTGTATGGCGGCAGCCGCACCCCCCTGCTGGGCAAAGTGACTGTCACCAGCGGCGCAACCGTGACCCGCAGCTACCAGCACGAGGCCGATCTGTTCGAGTACGGCGCAACCGCACGCAACGGCAGCCCGGCCACCGCCACCAATTTCAGCGCCGCTCCTGCCGAGGTACTGGCACAGGGCCTCCTGCTGGGCGGCACCTTCAGCAACGACAATTACGTGCTTCCGCCCGCGCCCGGCGTACCTGCGGGCACACCCGACACCGATTTCCACCGCTTCGTGGTGCCCGCCGGACAAACCCTGACCGTACACGCCATCGCCCGCGCCACAGGCAGCAAAGCCAGCGCCCGCGTCACGGTGGTCGACGCCACGGGCACCCCGCTGGCCGGTGCCCAAACCAGTGCAGGCGGCCTCGGCGGGTTGGCCGACAGCACCGCGACCTTCAAGGCAACAGACGCCACCACCGTGTACCTGAAATACGCCAACACCAGCGGCAGCGAAGGCCTCGGCCACTGGTACGGCGCGTTGGTGACCATCAAGTAG